The Streptomyces sp. RKAG293 genome includes a region encoding these proteins:
- the cynR gene encoding transcriptional regulator CynR, producing MELRHLRYLLAVAEHANFTRAAEALHISQPTLSQQIKQLERSLKVQLLDRTGRTVRLTDAGRTYVHYARRALRDLAAAERAVLDVQDLSSGTLRLAMTPTFTAYLAGPLTGDFYTRHPGITLDVREDAQDRIEARLLADELDLGIGFSGPHLPGIAGTALFTETLSLVVGTGHPYAARKRPLPVRALHGHPLALLTSGFVTRGHIDAHLAAHQVQPHIAMEADSVNALTEIVQHTPLATVLPDAITRDHPHLHPVALAPPLPARTVSLLRRETAYETAAARAFADLTHQWAAAHGHAPA from the coding sequence TTGGAACTACGGCACCTGCGCTATCTGCTCGCCGTCGCGGAACACGCGAACTTCACCCGCGCGGCCGAGGCCCTGCACATCTCCCAGCCGACGCTCTCCCAGCAGATCAAGCAGCTGGAACGCTCCTTGAAGGTGCAGCTGCTGGACCGGACCGGGCGCACCGTCCGGCTGACCGACGCCGGCCGGACCTACGTCCACTACGCCCGCCGCGCCCTGCGCGACCTGGCCGCCGCGGAACGCGCTGTCCTGGACGTCCAGGACCTCTCGTCCGGAACCCTGCGGCTGGCAATGACCCCGACCTTCACCGCCTACCTCGCCGGCCCGCTGACCGGGGACTTCTACACCCGCCACCCCGGCATCACCCTGGACGTCCGGGAGGACGCACAGGACCGCATCGAGGCCCGGCTGCTGGCCGACGAGCTGGACCTGGGCATCGGCTTCAGCGGCCCGCACCTGCCGGGCATCGCGGGCACCGCGCTCTTCACCGAGACCCTGAGCCTCGTCGTCGGCACCGGCCACCCCTATGCGGCCCGGAAGCGGCCGTTGCCGGTGCGGGCCCTGCACGGGCACCCTCTCGCACTGCTCACCAGCGGCTTCGTGACCCGCGGCCATATCGACGCGCATCTCGCCGCGCACCAGGTACAGCCGCACATCGCCATGGAGGCGGACTCCGTCAACGCGCTCACCGAGATCGTCCAGCACACACCGCTGGCCACCGTGCTGCCCGACGCCATCACCCGCGACCACCCCCATCTGCACCCCGTCGCCCTGGCACCGCCACTGCCCGCCCGAACGGTCAGCCTGCTGCGCCGTGAGACCGCCTACGAGACCGCCGCAGCCCGCGCGTTCGCCGACCTCACCCACCAATGGGCCGCCGCCCACGGCCACGCCCCCGCCTGA
- a CDS encoding carbonic anhydrase has protein sequence MRDIAEGVQRFQRDVFPARAALFEHLAATHRPTALFIGCSDARVVPELITQREPGELFVIRTAGNLVPAHAAGADGVAASIEYAIGVLGVSDIIVCGHSACGAMTALAEGRDLTALPAIADWLRHADVSPAGTDLAGNAPSGTAPADGGDAVAALIRDNVLTQLAHLATHPSVARALDRHTVTLHGWVYDIGTGAVEELDSASGRFTALAG, from the coding sequence ATGCGCGACATCGCCGAGGGAGTCCAGCGCTTCCAGCGGGACGTCTTCCCCGCCCGGGCGGCGCTCTTCGAGCACCTCGCCGCCACCCACCGGCCGACCGCCCTGTTCATCGGGTGTTCCGACGCCAGGGTGGTCCCCGAGCTGATCACCCAGCGCGAGCCGGGCGAGCTGTTCGTCATCAGGACCGCCGGCAACCTCGTCCCCGCCCACGCCGCCGGCGCGGACGGTGTGGCGGCCAGCATCGAGTACGCCATCGGTGTCCTGGGCGTCAGCGACATCATCGTCTGTGGTCATTCCGCCTGCGGCGCGATGACCGCGCTCGCCGAGGGCCGGGACCTGACCGCACTGCCCGCCATCGCCGACTGGCTGCGGCACGCCGACGTCTCCCCGGCCGGCACCGACCTGGCGGGCAACGCCCCGTCCGGCACCGCCCCGGCGGACGGCGGGGACGCGGTCGCGGCCCTGATCCGCGACAACGTCCTGACGCAGCTCGCGCATCTCGCCACCCATCCCAGCGTCGCCCGCGCACTGGACCGGCACACGGTCACCCTGCACGGCTGGGTCTACGACATCGGCACCGGCGCCGTCGAGGAACTCGACTCGGCGAGCGGCCGCTTCACCGCACTCGCCGGCTGA
- the cynS gene encoding cyanase codes for MMHAQFDPQARERLAIQVVDAKMRKDLSWQELADVTGLSVAFVTAALLGQHPLPADASDAVTGLLGLDEDAALLLRTIPSRGSAPNGVPTDPTIYRFHEMLQVYGTTLKALIHEQFGDGIISAINFRLDVRKVEDPDGGSRAVITLDGKYLPTKPF; via the coding sequence ATGATGCACGCCCAGTTCGACCCGCAGGCCCGCGAGCGGCTCGCGATCCAGGTCGTCGACGCCAAGATGCGCAAGGACCTCAGCTGGCAGGAGCTGGCCGATGTCACCGGCCTGTCGGTGGCCTTCGTGACGGCCGCGCTGCTCGGCCAGCATCCGCTGCCCGCCGACGCCTCCGACGCCGTCACCGGGCTCCTCGGCCTGGACGAGGACGCCGCCCTGCTGCTGCGGACGATCCCCTCGCGCGGTTCCGCCCCGAACGGCGTCCCCACCGATCCGACGATCTACCGCTTCCACGAGATGCTGCAGGTCTACGGCACCACGCTGAAGGCGCTGATCCACGAGCAGTTCGGCGACGGCATCATCAGCGCGATCAACTTCCGGCTCGATGTGCGGAAGGTCGAGGACCCCGACGGCGGCTCCCGGGCCGTCATCACCCTCGACGGCAAGTACCTGCCGACGAAGCCCTTCTGA
- a CDS encoding signal peptidase I — protein MGNAGVDAALDRGWLLGHFKDGSDPRHSEDVEIKWGVHPPGDERAVWVTAEERTALLVLIKGRFRVELPGRSVLLAEQGDYVVWGRGVDHSWYAEEESVVLTVRWPSVAGYKAVEESDSARVSG, from the coding sequence GTGGGCAATGCGGGCGTCGACGCCGCACTGGACCGGGGCTGGTTGCTCGGTCACTTCAAGGACGGGTCCGACCCCCGGCACAGCGAGGACGTCGAGATCAAGTGGGGCGTCCACCCGCCGGGTGACGAGCGGGCGGTCTGGGTGACCGCGGAGGAGCGTACCGCTCTGCTGGTCCTCATCAAGGGCCGCTTCCGGGTGGAGCTCCCCGGGCGGAGCGTGCTCCTCGCCGAGCAGGGTGACTACGTCGTGTGGGGCCGGGGCGTCGACCACTCCTGGTACGCGGAGGAGGAGTCGGTCGTGCTGACCGTCCGCTGGCCCTCGGTCGCCGGTTACAAGGCGGTGGAGGAGAGCGACTCCGCCCGGGTGTCCGGCTGA
- a CDS encoding DUF4232 domain-containing protein — protein sequence MRTLTTLALTSALALTAAPAALAESAAPGAPAAPAASAKVRACSPGDLSFTVRMLPPIASAVALVSVKNQSASRCTVNRFPTVTFGGLDGEARTVPDSADGPRVVQARQHQFAALRTDDRSAPARYAPTLTVAADPAHSGLTFTAAGIGAPTPGITVYDPVTTLWHDTQDEALAALGN from the coding sequence ATGCGCACTCTGACGACACTCGCCCTCACATCCGCTCTCGCCCTCACCGCGGCCCCGGCCGCACTCGCCGAATCCGCGGCCCCCGGCGCACCCGCCGCACCTGCCGCATCCGCCAAGGTGCGTGCGTGCTCGCCGGGGGACCTCTCCTTCACCGTCCGCATGCTGCCGCCCATCGCGAGTGCGGTGGCGCTCGTGAGTGTGAAGAACCAGAGCGCGAGCAGATGCACCGTCAACCGCTTCCCGACCGTGACGTTCGGGGGCCTCGACGGAGAGGCCCGCACCGTCCCGGACTCGGCCGACGGCCCGCGGGTCGTCCAGGCGCGCCAGCACCAGTTCGCGGCGCTCAGGACCGATGACCGCAGTGCCCCGGCCCGGTACGCCCCGACGCTCACGGTCGCCGCCGACCCCGCGCACAGCGGGCTCACCTTCACGGCGGCCGGGATCGGCGCCCCGACCCCGGGCATCACGGTCTACGACCCGGTCACCACCCTGTGGCACGACACCCAGGACGAAGCGCTGGCGGCCCTCGGAAACTGA
- a CDS encoding SpoIIE family protein phosphatase yields MQDPLFHVALDQLPESQDSGYVVVDAHGMVVSWNRGAEQLLGRGADELGGLRAADLLHTPSDAARIAARCTAEPETSLGRTMLRREDGGPVAVMLWAHRLTPIAGERYWLLRGTDAEAVNQEDLGRALLQGLFTESPFVIDVFDTDLRFLAHNRTQRFRPGQSIGRTMREVTPLSHVDIDALEARQRHVLATGEALIATEVHGRSADDPEQNRVWSETIMPLRGRSGEVVGLAHAVANVTERARARERLALVNAASVSIGSTLDVLTTAQELTDALVPRLADYAYVNLLEPVFGGEEPPAGPPAGTVPLRRAATSSIPEGPAGPVIARGEIDTFTSGPGPLMPRILAGGEPLLLTGEELIAEITPIDPRRAAMIRETGVHSLLMVPMSARGAVLGAAVFTRFKHPEPFERDDILLAQEVVARAAVCIDNASRYTRERTTALALQRSLLPQRLPVLGSAETLGRYLPERGRAELGGAWFDVIPLSGARVAFVVGDVGSHGLHAAVTVGRLRTAVRTLADLDLSPEELLTRLDDHVHRSSDEGGDQDEDAAQGDGLAQGAAGTMCLYAVFDPVSRRCAMARAAHPDHPPPALLSADGRVGFPDLPGGPPLGLGTDPFETGEVTLTDGDVLVLYTGRRTAAGDGPATRDREEFRTALSDPPLPVPPGLGDLCEAVKQRLAPGGDAALLMARVRGLRPDRHVTWELEATPEVVGRARALVAAKLAAWGLEELGFSTELIVSELVTNAIRYGNPPIRLRLIRDRSLICEVSDGSSTSPHVRRALETDEGGRGLYLVAQVARIWGTRYDARGKTIWAEQPLPAGP; encoded by the coding sequence GTGCAGGATCCCTTGTTCCACGTTGCCCTCGACCAGCTCCCCGAGTCCCAGGATTCGGGCTACGTCGTCGTCGACGCGCACGGCATGGTGGTGAGCTGGAACCGCGGCGCCGAGCAGCTGCTCGGCCGTGGCGCCGACGAGCTCGGCGGGCTGCGGGCGGCCGACCTGCTCCACACCCCGTCGGACGCCGCCCGGATCGCGGCGCGTTGCACGGCCGAGCCGGAGACATCCCTGGGGCGGACGATGCTGCGCCGCGAGGACGGCGGTCCGGTGGCCGTCATGCTGTGGGCCCATCGCCTCACCCCGATCGCCGGCGAGCGGTACTGGCTGCTGCGCGGGACCGACGCCGAAGCGGTGAACCAGGAGGATCTGGGCCGCGCCCTCCTGCAGGGCCTGTTCACCGAGTCACCGTTCGTCATCGACGTCTTCGACACCGATCTGCGCTTCCTGGCGCACAACCGGACGCAGCGTTTCCGTCCGGGGCAGTCCATCGGCCGCACCATGCGGGAGGTCACACCGCTGAGCCATGTGGACATAGACGCGCTGGAGGCCCGTCAGCGGCATGTGCTCGCCACCGGTGAGGCGCTGATCGCGACCGAGGTGCACGGCCGTTCCGCCGACGACCCGGAACAGAACCGGGTCTGGTCGGAGACCATCATGCCGCTGCGCGGTCGCAGCGGAGAGGTGGTCGGGCTGGCGCACGCGGTGGCCAATGTGACCGAACGCGCCCGTGCGCGGGAGCGGCTGGCCCTGGTCAACGCCGCGAGTGTGAGCATCGGCAGCACCCTGGACGTCCTGACGACCGCGCAGGAACTGACCGACGCCCTGGTCCCCCGGCTCGCCGACTACGCCTACGTCAATCTGCTGGAGCCGGTGTTCGGCGGTGAGGAGCCGCCGGCCGGCCCGCCGGCCGGGACCGTGCCGCTGCGCCGGGCCGCGACGTCGTCCATCCCCGAGGGGCCGGCGGGGCCGGTGATCGCGCGGGGCGAGATCGACACGTTCACCTCGGGACCCGGGCCGTTGATGCCGCGGATCCTGGCCGGCGGTGAGCCGCTGCTGCTCACGGGTGAGGAACTGATCGCCGAGATCACCCCGATCGATCCACGCCGGGCCGCGATGATCCGCGAGACCGGGGTGCACTCGCTGCTCATGGTGCCGATGTCCGCGCGGGGCGCGGTGCTCGGCGCCGCGGTCTTCACCCGTTTCAAGCACCCGGAGCCGTTCGAGCGGGACGACATCCTGCTGGCCCAGGAGGTCGTGGCGCGCGCCGCCGTGTGCATCGACAACGCGAGCCGGTACACCCGCGAGCGCACGACGGCGCTGGCCCTGCAGCGCAGTCTGCTGCCGCAGCGGCTGCCGGTGCTCGGGAGCGCGGAGACGCTGGGCCGGTATCTGCCGGAGCGGGGCCGCGCGGAACTGGGCGGTGCCTGGTTCGACGTGATTCCGCTGTCGGGCGCCCGGGTGGCGTTCGTCGTCGGTGACGTGGGCTCGCACGGACTGCACGCGGCGGTCACCGTGGGGCGGCTGCGCACCGCGGTGCGGACGCTCGCCGATCTGGACCTGTCGCCCGAGGAGTTGCTGACCCGGCTCGACGACCACGTCCACCGGTCCTCTGACGAGGGCGGCGACCAGGACGAGGACGCCGCGCAGGGTGACGGTCTCGCGCAGGGCGCGGCCGGGACGATGTGCCTGTACGCGGTCTTCGACCCGGTCTCGCGCCGGTGCGCCATGGCGCGGGCCGCGCATCCGGACCATCCGCCGCCCGCACTGCTCTCCGCGGACGGCCGGGTCGGCTTCCCCGATCTGCCCGGCGGCCCTCCGCTGGGCCTGGGCACCGACCCGTTCGAGACCGGCGAGGTGACGCTGACCGACGGGGACGTGCTGGTGCTGTACACCGGCCGGCGGACGGCGGCCGGGGACGGACCCGCCACCCGGGACCGGGAGGAGTTCCGCACGGCGCTGTCCGATCCGCCGCTGCCGGTGCCCCCCGGGCTCGGCGACCTCTGCGAGGCGGTGAAGCAGCGGCTGGCACCCGGCGGCGACGCCGCGCTGCTGATGGCGCGGGTGCGCGGGCTGCGTCCGGACCGTCATGTCACGTGGGAGCTGGAGGCCACGCCCGAGGTGGTGGGCCGGGCGCGCGCCCTGGTGGCCGCGAAGCTGGCCGCGTGGGGGCTGGAGGAGCTCGGGTTCAGCACCGAGCTGATCGTCAGCGAACTGGTCACCAACGCCATCCGGTACGGCAATCCGCCGATCCGGCTGCGGCTGATCCGCGACCGCAGCCTCATCTGTGAGGTCTCCGACGGCAGCAGCACGTCACCGCATGTGCGGCGGGCCCTGGAAACGGACGAGGGCGGGCGCGGGCTGTACCTGGTCGCCCAGGTCGCCCGGATCTGGGGCACCCGCTACGACGCGCGCGGCAAGACCATCTGGGCCGAGCAGCCGCTCCCCGCCGGCCCGTAG
- a CDS encoding HAMP domain-containing sensor histidine kinase: protein MRRTLAGVALAVTSMVALSFLIPLALLVRSEARNQAITAAEQQAAALAPVLALTDDIPDLRQAISVLAPGEDLSVHLPAGQVVGPTHAPAALLRRAARDGEAIAQNRPGGWVYLQPVVLGPGRVAVIEEFVPSDRLNRGVAASWGAIALLAVALVAGSTLVADRLAARVVRSSHNLSRATHALGRGDLNVRVDPMGPPELYEAGLAFNAMADRMLELLAVERELVADLSHRLRTPLTALRLTADRMGPTADAERIAAAIHHLDAELHSIITAARTPLAVGPMGWGLRPLSGAAAPGRSPVSGSPAESCAAASVIRRKAAFWAVLAEQQHRPFHVDITLEEALIDLPEDDLAAVFDALVGNVFRHTAPGTAFAVRLERGAQSVALVVEDAGPGIPDPGGAVARGVSTVSTGLGLDIAHRAAAVTRGAVDISRGRLGGAHIEVTFGLAAAQGSGGRSKRRRRNAASRGSRTRWWTTS, encoded by the coding sequence GTGAGACGCACCCTGGCAGGGGTGGCACTGGCGGTCACCTCCATGGTGGCCCTGTCCTTCCTGATACCCCTCGCCCTGCTGGTGCGTTCGGAGGCCCGCAACCAGGCGATCACCGCCGCGGAGCAGCAGGCCGCCGCCCTCGCTCCGGTGCTGGCCCTGACCGACGACATCCCCGACCTGCGCCAGGCCATCTCCGTGCTGGCCCCCGGCGAGGACCTGAGCGTCCACCTGCCGGCCGGACAGGTCGTCGGACCGACGCACGCGCCCGCCGCCCTGCTGCGGCGGGCCGCCCGCGACGGCGAGGCCATCGCCCAGAACCGGCCGGGCGGCTGGGTCTACCTCCAGCCGGTCGTCCTGGGTCCCGGGCGGGTGGCGGTGATCGAGGAGTTCGTTCCGTCGGACCGGCTCAACCGGGGCGTGGCCGCCTCCTGGGGAGCCATCGCGCTGCTCGCGGTGGCCCTGGTGGCCGGCTCCACCCTCGTCGCGGACCGGCTCGCCGCCCGCGTGGTGCGCTCCTCGCACAATCTGTCGCGGGCCACCCACGCCCTGGGCCGCGGCGACCTCAACGTCCGGGTGGACCCGATGGGACCGCCCGAGCTGTACGAGGCGGGGCTGGCCTTCAACGCGATGGCCGACCGCATGCTGGAGCTGCTCGCCGTCGAGCGTGAGCTCGTCGCGGACCTCTCGCACCGGCTGCGGACACCGCTGACCGCACTGCGTCTGACCGCCGACCGGATGGGGCCGACCGCCGACGCGGAACGGATCGCCGCCGCGATCCACCACCTCGACGCCGAACTGCACTCCATCATCACCGCGGCCCGCACACCCCTCGCCGTGGGCCCGATGGGATGGGGCCTGCGGCCGCTCTCGGGAGCCGCCGCCCCCGGCCGGTCGCCCGTCTCGGGCTCGCCCGCGGAGAGCTGCGCGGCGGCCTCGGTGATCCGTCGCAAAGCGGCCTTCTGGGCCGTTCTGGCCGAGCAGCAACACCGGCCGTTCCACGTGGACATCACGCTCGAAGAGGCGCTGATCGACCTGCCCGAGGACGACCTCGCGGCCGTTTTCGACGCCCTGGTCGGCAATGTGTTCCGGCACACGGCACCCGGCACCGCGTTCGCGGTGCGCCTGGAGCGCGGCGCACAGAGCGTGGCGCTCGTGGTCGAGGACGCCGGTCCCGGCATCCCGGACCCGGGCGGCGCCGTGGCCCGCGGGGTCAGTACGGTCTCCACCGGCCTCGGACTGGACATCGCCCACCGGGCGGCCGCCGTGACACGCGGAGCGGTGGACATCTCCCGGGGCCGGCTGGGCGGCGCACACATCGAGGTGACCTTCGGACTCGCCGCGGCCCAGGGCAGCGGCGGCCGCAGCAAACGCCGCCGCCGCAACGCCGCCTCCAGGGGCTCCCGGACCCGCTGGTGGACCACGTCGTGA
- a CDS encoding response regulator transcription factor encodes MASVLVVEDDPAIRAALIEILTGDGHVVRSAADGFSGLREVTQGPLDAVILDLGLPDLDGSDALRMIRGISQVPVLVVTARDDDAEIVRLLNAGADDYLVKPFSSGQLTARLTAVLRRVGRAVASVPGGLHEGPTATQGPMVVGELRVDAMARTAHLGGRELHLTRREFDLLAYLAGNAGCVVSKRKILTEVWRESYVDDATIDVHLSALRRKLGERAIRPRYLHTVRGVGIKLVTPP; translated from the coding sequence ATGGCCAGCGTCCTTGTCGTGGAAGACGACCCCGCCATACGCGCGGCACTGATCGAGATCCTGACCGGTGACGGCCATGTGGTGCGCAGTGCCGCCGATGGATTCAGCGGACTGAGAGAGGTGACACAAGGGCCCCTCGACGCCGTCATCCTGGACCTGGGACTGCCGGATCTGGACGGAAGTGACGCGCTGCGCATGATCCGTGGCATCTCCCAGGTGCCGGTGCTCGTGGTCACCGCCAGGGACGACGACGCCGAGATCGTCCGGCTGCTGAACGCGGGCGCCGACGACTATCTCGTCAAGCCCTTCTCCAGCGGACAGTTGACCGCCCGGCTGACCGCGGTACTGCGACGCGTCGGCCGGGCCGTCGCCTCCGTTCCCGGAGGCCTGCACGAGGGCCCGACCGCGACGCAGGGCCCGATGGTCGTCGGTGAGCTGCGGGTGGACGCGATGGCCCGCACCGCGCATCTCGGCGGCCGGGAACTGCATCTCACCCGGCGTGAGTTCGATCTTCTCGCCTACCTGGCAGGCAACGCCGGCTGCGTCGTCTCCAAGCGCAAGATCCTCACCGAGGTGTGGCGCGAGTCGTATGTCGACGATGCGACGATCGATGTGCATCTGTCCGCACTGCGCCGCAAACTCGGTGAACGGGCGATACGTCCGCGGTACCTGCACACGGTGCGCGGTGTCGGCATCAAGCTGGTGACGCCACCGTGA
- a CDS encoding CAP domain-containing protein gives MSSHRRADLPSAPSPQHRASRQPRLRKAVLGAAVIAALGGGTAFACIGGGSGHTSGQPTAATPTAAVGTHKPPTGTPPTSPVTHPARPTAKPTPTPPRHTTPPRPAPTPKKPAPTTSAPSTPPVSGDAVQQVLAKVNQARAGQGLPAYKLLEGLNRSAAAHNKVMSAGCGLSHQCPGEPAFGDRERAQGVEWMSAGENIGEGGPVANTEQAIAKMALGLTQSMLDERPPDDGHRRNMLSSSFTHIGIAVFRDSSGTVWLTQDFSN, from the coding sequence ATGAGCTCGCACCGCCGCGCCGATCTGCCCAGCGCCCCCTCGCCGCAGCACCGCGCATCGCGGCAGCCCCGGCTGCGCAAAGCCGTCCTGGGCGCGGCCGTCATCGCCGCGCTGGGCGGCGGGACGGCCTTCGCCTGCATAGGCGGCGGCTCCGGCCACACCTCAGGACAGCCCACCGCTGCGACCCCCACCGCAGCGGTGGGCACACACAAGCCGCCGACCGGCACCCCGCCCACGTCTCCCGTGACGCACCCCGCCCGGCCGACGGCGAAGCCGACCCCCACGCCCCCGCGGCACACCACCCCGCCCCGGCCCGCGCCGACCCCGAAGAAGCCCGCCCCCACCACCTCCGCCCCGTCGACCCCGCCGGTCTCCGGCGACGCGGTGCAGCAGGTGCTGGCCAAGGTCAACCAGGCCAGGGCCGGCCAGGGGCTGCCCGCGTACAAGCTCCTCGAAGGGCTGAACCGCAGTGCGGCAGCGCACAACAAGGTGATGTCCGCCGGCTGCGGGCTGTCCCACCAGTGCCCCGGCGAGCCCGCGTTCGGCGACCGCGAGCGGGCGCAGGGCGTGGAGTGGATGTCGGCGGGAGAGAACATCGGCGAGGGCGGACCGGTCGCGAACACCGAGCAGGCCATCGCCAAGATGGCGCTCGGGCTCACCCAGAGCATGCTCGACGAGCGACCGCCGGACGACGGCCACCGCCGCAACATGCTGAGCTCCTCGTTCACCCATATCGGTATCGCGGTATTCCGGGACAGTTCAGGAACTGTCTGGCTCACCCAGGACTTCTCCAACTGA
- a CDS encoding HAMP domain-containing sensor histidine kinase, which yields MPRNVPLRKSLLARLLVTSMLIAVCSIVATAWLAVQTTTRAIQQEQGQILSDDAMIHDTLTGYAAGHRAWDGVQPTIDRLARATGRRVALTDQDRHVLADSAPKGPELPPRAFAVIDALRTDTPLQGQSGTQPVSRIDPRAVGPYRLPAAEHALLTQFAGKVLTCLRDEGWVGKVADSPSGRPTVQVSRDGQTKLDEYAYDDCGLAGLSRPTATEQRALTGLDTLVNACLARQGSTVAGYVTLSSDFTWGKGFKEPSDYQVLQDCIDASRREQLRTFVAPAAQLFVSDTGAGAGRPRFDLSRANTTRIAGVTGLVLLLTVIVTALIATRLVRPLRALTDAAQEPIERHTRVPVTTSDETGFLAAAFNDLSERRERTETQRKAMVSDIAHELRTPLTNIRGWLEVAKDGIVVPDQRLLSSLHDEALLLQHIIDDLQDLASADAGTLRLHPEPVRLGDLLQQVTDANRAHAQVAGVSIAGSVEGDPQLSADPVRLRQALGNLVSNALRHTPAGGSVSLHAHRTGEMVTIDVTDTGSGIAPADLANIFDRFWRVEKSRSRRTGGSGLGLAIVRQLAQAHGGTVTARSVPGESTVFTLRLPSHPVMEAADGVAGGPASAGRVPGDAAVPRRRFGRDRSRDRRRAH from the coding sequence GTGCCCCGTAACGTTCCGCTGCGCAAGAGCCTGCTGGCCCGGCTGCTGGTCACCTCGATGCTGATCGCCGTCTGCTCGATCGTCGCCACCGCGTGGCTCGCGGTGCAGACCACCACCCGGGCCATCCAGCAGGAGCAGGGCCAGATACTGTCCGACGACGCGATGATCCACGACACGCTGACCGGCTACGCCGCCGGGCACCGGGCATGGGACGGCGTCCAGCCGACGATCGACCGGCTGGCCCGGGCGACCGGCCGCCGCGTCGCGCTCACCGACCAGGACCGCCATGTGCTCGCCGATTCCGCGCCGAAGGGCCCTGAACTGCCGCCGCGGGCCTTCGCCGTCATCGACGCCCTGCGGACCGACACCCCGCTCCAGGGGCAGAGCGGAACGCAGCCGGTGTCCCGGATCGATCCGCGCGCCGTCGGCCCGTACCGGCTGCCCGCCGCCGAGCACGCGCTGCTGACGCAGTTCGCCGGCAAGGTGCTGACGTGTCTGCGCGACGAGGGGTGGGTGGGGAAGGTGGCCGACAGCCCCAGCGGCCGGCCCACCGTGCAGGTGTCCCGCGACGGCCAGACGAAGCTCGACGAATACGCCTACGACGACTGCGGTCTGGCGGGGCTGAGCCGGCCCACCGCCACCGAACAGCGCGCCCTGACCGGACTCGACACCCTGGTGAACGCCTGTCTGGCCCGCCAGGGATCCACCGTCGCGGGATATGTGACCCTGTCGTCCGACTTCACCTGGGGCAAGGGCTTCAAGGAACCGTCGGACTACCAGGTGCTGCAGGACTGCATCGACGCCAGCCGCCGGGAGCAACTGCGCACCTTCGTCGCCCCGGCCGCCCAGCTCTTCGTCAGCGACACCGGCGCCGGCGCCGGCCGGCCGCGCTTCGACCTGTCCCGGGCCAACACCACCCGCATCGCCGGCGTGACCGGACTCGTGCTGCTCCTCACCGTCATCGTGACGGCCCTGATCGCCACCCGGCTGGTCCGGCCGCTGCGCGCCCTGACCGACGCCGCGCAGGAGCCCATAGAACGGCACACCCGCGTCCCGGTCACCACCAGCGACGAGACCGGATTCCTCGCCGCGGCCTTCAACGACCTGTCCGAACGCCGGGAACGCACCGAGACCCAGCGCAAGGCCATGGTCAGTGACATCGCCCATGAACTGCGGACCCCGCTGACCAACATCCGCGGCTGGCTGGAGGTCGCCAAGGACGGCATCGTCGTGCCCGACCAGCGGCTGCTGTCGTCGCTCCACGACGAGGCGCTGCTCCTGCAGCACATCATCGACGACCTGCAGGACCTCGCGTCCGCCGATGCCGGCACCCTGCGGCTGCACCCCGAACCGGTGCGGCTGGGCGACCTCCTGCAGCAGGTCACCGACGCGAACCGCGCCCACGCACAGGTCGCCGGGGTGAGCATCGCCGGCTCCGTGGAGGGGGATCCGCAGCTGAGCGCCGACCCCGTCCGGCTGCGCCAGGCCCTCGGCAACCTGGTCTCCAACGCGCTGCGGCACACCCCGGCCGGCGGGAGCGTCTCCCTGCACGCCCACCGGACCGGCGAGATGGTCACCATCGACGTCACCGACACCGGTTCGGGGATCGCGCCGGCGGACCTGGCCAACATCTTCGACCGCTTCTGGCGGGTGGAGAAGTCCCGCAGCCGCCGCACCGGCGGCAGCGGACTGGGGCTGGCCATCGTCCGCCAGCTCGCGCAGGCCCATGGCGGCACCGTGACCGCGCGCAGCGTTCCCGGCGAGTCCACCGTCTTCACTCTGCGACTGCCCTCGCACCCTGTCATGGAAGCAGCGGACGGAGTGGCCGGCGGTCCGGCGTCAGCGGGACGGGTACCTGGCGACGCCGCCGTCCCACGCCGCCGTTTCGGGCGCGACCGCTCTCGTGACCGTCGCCGCGCTCACTGA